In Methanosarcina siciliae T4/M, one genomic interval encodes:
- a CDS encoding CDC48 family AAA ATPase, producing MTEEGKSIIKLKVAEADQRDVGKGIVRIDERFREKLSLKPFDVVEIKGGKSTSALIGRPYPSDAGLDIIRMDGLIRTNAKTSIGEYADISKADWKEAKSVTLAPVAQGMQIYAPSETLKAVFINRTASKGDFISTTSLRRSEGRENFGKGVMFEDFFQDFFGQGFGPSFGLGEIKLQVVSTAPAGIVKITDMTHVELLPEAMEIVSEQNIPTVMYEDLGGLKDAISKVREMIELPLKHPELFDRLGIDAPKGVLLQGPPGTGKTMLAKAVANESDAYFISINGPEIMSKYYGESERAIREIFEDAEKNAPAIIFLDEIDSIAPKRAEVTGEVERRVVAQLLSLMDGLKARKNVIVIGATNRPEALDIALRRPGRFDREIELRVPDTEGRLEIFQIHTRGMPLAENVNLMDFAQITYGFVGADIAALCREAAMSALRRILPRINLNEPEISKEILDTLQVTREDFENALKDVQPSAIREILIEVPNVSWEDVGGLERVKELLKEVVEWPLKNPESYRDIGVEAPKGVLLYGPPGTGKTLLAKAIAHESDANFITAKGSDLLSKWYGESEKRIAEVFTRARQVSPSIIFLDELDSLAPIRGTSVGEPQVTARILNQLLSEMDGLEELRAVVVIGATNRPDIIDPALLRPGRFDELILVPVPDEGARREIFRVHTKNMALAEDVDIEKLVSFTDQYTGADIAAVCKKAGRYALREDLHAKEVRQKHFLQAIEETGPSVTPDTMKYYEAIKGELRKRKSKEIENPYYV from the coding sequence TTGACTGAAGAGGGTAAATCAATTATAAAACTTAAGGTTGCAGAAGCTGATCAACGGGATGTCGGAAAAGGGATTGTCCGAATCGACGAAAGATTCAGGGAAAAACTTAGCCTGAAGCCCTTTGATGTTGTAGAGATTAAAGGAGGGAAATCAACTTCTGCCCTTATAGGCCGTCCCTATCCCAGTGATGCCGGGCTTGATATCATCCGCATGGACGGGCTCATTCGCACCAATGCAAAAACCAGTATAGGGGAATATGCGGATATCAGCAAAGCAGACTGGAAAGAGGCAAAGAGTGTAACCCTTGCTCCTGTAGCCCAGGGCATGCAGATCTATGCCCCAAGTGAAACCCTCAAGGCCGTATTTATAAACCGCACGGCTTCAAAAGGGGATTTCATTTCCACTACAAGCCTCAGGAGGTCCGAGGGGAGGGAAAATTTTGGGAAAGGGGTCATGTTTGAAGATTTTTTCCAGGACTTTTTCGGGCAAGGCTTCGGACCATCTTTCGGGCTTGGAGAAATTAAACTGCAGGTGGTATCTACCGCTCCTGCGGGAATAGTTAAGATTACGGATATGACGCATGTAGAGCTCCTGCCGGAAGCTATGGAAATAGTCTCCGAACAAAATATCCCTACTGTCATGTATGAGGACCTGGGAGGGCTCAAAGATGCCATCAGCAAGGTAAGGGAAATGATAGAACTGCCCCTTAAGCATCCTGAACTCTTTGACAGGCTTGGAATCGATGCTCCGAAGGGAGTACTGCTGCAAGGCCCACCCGGAACGGGAAAGACAATGCTTGCAAAAGCAGTTGCTAACGAATCAGATGCCTATTTCATTTCCATCAACGGCCCGGAGATAATGTCCAAGTACTACGGGGAATCCGAGAGGGCAATTCGTGAGATCTTTGAGGATGCCGAAAAGAATGCTCCGGCAATTATCTTCCTGGACGAGATTGACTCGATTGCCCCTAAGAGAGCTGAAGTGACCGGAGAAGTAGAAAGGAGAGTCGTTGCCCAGCTTCTTTCCCTGATGGACGGGCTTAAGGCCCGCAAGAATGTCATTGTCATAGGAGCAACCAACCGTCCTGAAGCCCTTGATATTGCACTCCGCCGTCCGGGCAGGTTTGATAGGGAAATTGAATTGAGGGTTCCGGATACGGAAGGAAGGCTTGAGATATTCCAGATCCACACAAGGGGAATGCCTCTTGCCGAAAATGTAAACCTGATGGACTTCGCCCAGATAACCTACGGGTTTGTGGGAGCCGATATTGCCGCACTCTGCAGAGAAGCAGCCATGAGTGCACTTAGGCGGATTTTGCCGAGAATTAACCTTAACGAACCTGAAATTTCAAAAGAGATCCTCGATACCCTTCAGGTCACAAGGGAAGACTTTGAAAATGCCCTTAAAGATGTTCAGCCGTCAGCCATAAGAGAAATCCTGATAGAGGTTCCCAATGTCAGCTGGGAAGATGTGGGCGGTCTTGAGAGAGTAAAAGAGCTTCTTAAAGAAGTTGTGGAGTGGCCTTTGAAGAATCCTGAGTCTTACAGGGATATAGGGGTTGAAGCTCCCAAAGGTGTACTCCTATATGGGCCTCCGGGCACCGGAAAGACCCTGCTTGCAAAAGCCATTGCCCACGAGTCCGACGCCAACTTTATAACTGCCAAGGGAAGCGACCTGCTCTCCAAATGGTACGGGGAATCCGAAAAGAGGATTGCAGAAGTTTTTACGCGGGCAAGGCAGGTTTCTCCATCCATTATTTTCCTTGATGAGCTTGATTCGCTTGCCCCCATCCGCGGGACTTCCGTAGGCGAGCCCCAGGTTACAGCCAGGATCCTTAACCAGCTACTCTCCGAGATGGACGGGCTTGAGGAACTAAGGGCTGTTGTGGTAATAGGGGCAACCAACCGGCCTGATATAATAGACCCGGCTCTCCTAAGGCCCGGGCGTTTTGATGAGCTGATCCTTGTCCCTGTTCCGGATGAGGGAGCCCGCAGGGAAATTTTCAGGGTCCATACAAAAAATATGGCACTTGCAGAGGATGTTGATATTGAAAAACTCGTTTCTTTTACGGACCAGTATACAGGTGCCGACATCGCAGCTGTGTGTAAAAAAGCAGGAAGGTATGCGCTGCGGGAAGACCTGCACGCAAAAGAAGTCAGACAGAAACATTTCCTGCAGGCGATTGAAGAAACGGGACCTTCAGTCACTCCTGATACGATGAAATACTACGAGGCGATAAAAGGAGAACTGAGAAAAAGGAAGTCAAAGGAAATAGAAAACCCCTATTATGTATGA
- a CDS encoding flavodoxin family protein, with the protein MAMRALFLNCTLKKSPQVSNTRALVDKAVIIFKELGVESEVIRVIDHNVAFGTSSDEGNGDEWPFILEKIKACDVLVIATPIWFGVLSSVSKLVIERLDGTYMEGDPETGQYPLYGKVAGVIVTGNEDGAHDVCSTILFNLTHLGCTVPPNVDCYWVGDAGPGPSYIEAGGDKHLYTNRTVRYMAHNLVYFSKLLKKNPIPTNLKRLDEEAKSVSN; encoded by the coding sequence ATGGCGATGAGGGCACTTTTTTTAAACTGCACACTGAAAAAATCACCTCAGGTCTCGAACACTCGCGCGCTTGTGGACAAGGCGGTTATAATTTTTAAAGAGCTGGGGGTTGAAAGTGAGGTAATAAGGGTTATTGATCATAATGTAGCCTTTGGAACTTCTTCAGATGAAGGAAACGGTGACGAATGGCCATTTATCCTTGAAAAAATTAAAGCCTGTGATGTCCTTGTTATAGCAACTCCTATCTGGTTTGGGGTACTCTCTTCGGTATCCAAGCTGGTAATTGAAAGGCTGGATGGGACATATATGGAAGGAGATCCCGAAACCGGGCAGTATCCCCTCTACGGAAAGGTTGCAGGAGTCATCGTTACAGGAAACGAAGACGGAGCACACGACGTATGTTCAACCATACTCTTCAACCTTACACACCTCGGTTGTACCGTGCCTCCAAATGTGGACTGCTACTGGGTGGGAGATGCGGGGCCCGGGCCCAGTTATATAGAAGCAGGAGGGGATAAGCATCTTTATACAAACCGGACAGTAAGGTATATGGCACATAACCTTGTGTACTTCTCAAAACTTCTCAAAAAAAATCCTATCCCTACCAATTTAAAAAGGCTTGACGAAGAGGCGAAAAGTGTAAGTAATTGA
- a CDS encoding winged helix-turn-helix domain-containing protein, translated as MLPTKRYALIYFESVDSYKDYFESTVGEELILKRRSRTDIAVDILRVAMNGAKKTHIVYEVNLNFNIAQKYLEMLKEKELIRHENGVFITTDKGKVFQEMAKELKL; from the coding sequence TTGTTACCTACAAAAAGATACGCTTTAATATATTTTGAAAGCGTTGACTCTTACAAAGATTATTTTGAATCTACAGTGGGGGAGGAGTTAATATTGAAGAGAAGAAGCAGGACAGATATTGCAGTAGATATTTTAAGAGTTGCAATGAACGGGGCAAAGAAAACACATATCGTATATGAGGTAAATCTTAACTTTAACATTGCTCAGAAATACCTTGAAATGTTAAAGGAAAAAGAGCTTATCAGGCATGAGAACGGTGTTTTCATCACAACAGATAAAGGTAAAGTTTTCCAGGAAATGGCTAAAGAACTTAAACTTTAA
- a CDS encoding replication factor C large subunit, with translation MMLAIEWAEKYRPQTLEDVVGNKKAVRDFRAWAEEWQSGIPETRAVILYGPAGIGKTSSAHALARDMEWDVIELNASDQRTAGVIEKIAGSAASMNSLFGSKRLIILDEADNIHGTADRGGMRAISGIIKGTLQPIVLIANDIYGLTPTIRNLCLEIKFGSVQSRSMVPALKKVCKAEEVNCSQEALLQIAENAGGDFRSAMNDLQAAANGKEKLEVEDIGTAERDVKENIFKAMQKIFKSTDCRKALESAYGLDESPEDLVHWIDENLPIQYARKDGNLEDIRTGFGYISKADLYLGRVKKRQNYRMWRYASMLMVCGAALSKTKPYPGFIKYQQPSLWKRLGQTRSKRDMRDNIASKIGEHSFESMHYSRNNLLGFYSRMLKDEESAVEVTANLRLELEELMYLTGSTKASKKLQKIYDEAQKLLEEGKDETADPDFFKAPMPAVDNKQKTLNIGFNSLLETSEKKVNSEKKENYEEKENSGKLPVDDSKPAEKNLFSFSTPLPEKKALSESVEQKTSSKPSKKGNPSNNEPFKQKILDKVSPSESVQDSTGDGAKKAEPKNQKTLFDF, from the coding sequence ATGATGTTGGCAATCGAATGGGCTGAAAAATACCGACCCCAGACCCTTGAAGATGTCGTGGGGAACAAGAAGGCAGTGCGGGATTTCAGGGCATGGGCTGAGGAATGGCAGTCCGGGATTCCTGAGACGAGGGCAGTGATTCTCTACGGGCCTGCAGGGATAGGAAAAACTTCAAGTGCTCATGCTCTGGCCAGGGATATGGAGTGGGATGTTATCGAACTCAATGCGAGCGACCAGAGGACGGCAGGGGTTATTGAGAAGATTGCTGGCTCTGCAGCGTCAATGAATAGTCTTTTTGGGAGCAAGCGGCTCATTATTCTTGATGAGGCGGACAACATCCACGGGACTGCAGATCGGGGCGGGATGAGGGCGATTTCCGGAATCATAAAAGGAACACTTCAGCCGATTGTGCTTATTGCAAATGATATTTACGGGTTGACACCCACAATCCGGAACCTCTGCCTGGAAATAAAGTTCGGGTCCGTGCAGAGCCGTTCGATGGTTCCTGCTTTGAAAAAGGTCTGTAAAGCGGAGGAAGTTAATTGCAGTCAGGAAGCTCTCCTGCAGATTGCAGAAAATGCGGGAGGAGACTTCAGGAGTGCAATGAATGACCTTCAGGCTGCAGCGAACGGAAAGGAAAAGCTCGAAGTTGAAGATATAGGGACTGCGGAAAGGGATGTAAAAGAGAACATCTTTAAGGCGATGCAGAAGATTTTTAAAAGCACTGACTGTAGAAAGGCGCTTGAATCGGCATACGGGCTTGATGAAAGTCCTGAAGATCTCGTACACTGGATTGATGAAAATTTGCCCATCCAGTATGCCCGCAAGGACGGAAACCTCGAAGATATAAGGACGGGATTTGGATACATTTCAAAAGCAGACCTGTATCTGGGACGTGTAAAGAAGCGCCAGAATTACAGGATGTGGAGATATGCCAGCATGCTCATGGTCTGCGGGGCTGCCCTTTCAAAGACAAAGCCGTATCCGGGCTTTATCAAATACCAGCAGCCTTCACTCTGGAAAAGGCTCGGACAGACCCGTTCGAAACGGGACATGCGGGACAATATTGCTTCGAAAATCGGGGAACACAGCTTTGAGTCGATGCACTACTCCAGAAACAACCTCCTGGGGTTTTACTCCCGTATGCTGAAGGATGAGGAATCCGCAGTGGAAGTTACCGCAAATCTCAGACTTGAGCTTGAAGAGTTGATGTATCTTACAGGAAGTACAAAGGCAAGCAAAAAACTGCAGAAAATTTATGACGAGGCGCAGAAACTTCTCGAAGAGGGTAAGGATGAAACTGCAGATCCGGATTTTTTTAAAGCTCCTATGCCTGCAGTGGACAACAAGCAGAAAACCCTTAACATAGGATTTAACTCCCTGCTTGAGACCTCCGAAAAAAAAGTAAATTCGGAGAAAAAAGAAAACTATGAGGAAAAAGAGAATTCTGGGAAACTACCAGTGGACGATTCGAAACCTGCAGAAAAGAATTTATTTTCTTTTTCCACACCTCTGCCGGAAAAGAAAGCCCTTTCTGAATCTGTAGAGCAGAAAACCTCCTCCAAGCCTTCGAAAAAGGGGAATCCGTCTAACAATGAACCTTTCAAACAAAAGATATTGGATAAGGTTTCACCTTCCGAAAGTGTGCAGGATAGTACAGGAGATGGGGCAAAGAAAGCAGAGCCTAAAAACCAGAAAACACTCTTTGACTTTTGA
- a CDS encoding terminase large subunit domain-containing protein produces MFEIVGHEGVYISGIRGSITGSGFDIGIIDDPFKNREEAKSETIRARVWECGMRVLSTPGRKKMKLSGSN; encoded by the coding sequence ATGTTTGAGATAGTAGGGCATGAAGGAGTGTACATCTCAGGGATTCGTGGAAGTATTACAGGATCTGGTTTCGACATAGGCATCATAGATGACCCATTCAAAAACCGAGAAGAAGCCAAGAGCGAGACAATCAGGGCAAGAGTCTGGGAATGTGGTATGAGAGTACTTTCTACACCAGGCAGGAAGAAGATGAAGCTATCAGGCTCAAATTGA
- the mtxX gene encoding methanogenesis marker protein Mmp4/MtxX yields the protein MEKNGMYALLEAIEARARMNRARVAMGIRDPNPKTLESALRAQVLGYAQVVLVGDKKKIDRIGTDLEVVDTDDPEKVLSELLVSRKVDAAIRGTAKASRTLSNLKGALDMKRVCRLALLLTADGIPFFLAPVGIDEGNTISDKLRMIILGAEHIRRLGVEPVVGVLSGGRMGDLGRDRRVDRTLADGEFVASRALELGINANHYTILIEDAIKESNFIVAPDGISGNLIFRTVAFLGGGDGLGAPVLMDDYVFVDTSRVGGHFTKAIMLASALSYLHKERKKVIR from the coding sequence ATGGAAAAGAACGGCATGTATGCCCTCCTCGAGGCTATCGAAGCACGAGCCCGGATGAACAGGGCAAGAGTAGCTATGGGAATCAGGGACCCGAATCCCAAAACTCTTGAGAGTGCATTGAGAGCCCAGGTTCTGGGATATGCACAGGTTGTCCTTGTAGGAGACAAAAAAAAGATTGACAGGATCGGGACAGATCTTGAGGTTGTGGATACTGACGACCCCGAAAAAGTCCTTTCCGAACTCCTGGTTTCAAGAAAAGTAGATGCTGCTATACGAGGCACTGCAAAGGCCTCCAGAACCCTTTCAAACCTAAAAGGAGCTCTCGATATGAAAAGGGTTTGCCGACTTGCCCTTCTTCTGACCGCGGATGGAATCCCCTTTTTCCTTGCTCCTGTCGGAATAGACGAAGGAAACACGATTTCAGATAAACTCCGTATGATCATCCTTGGCGCAGAGCACATAAGGAGGCTGGGAGTCGAACCTGTAGTGGGAGTGCTGTCCGGGGGCAGGATGGGAGATCTGGGAAGGGACAGGCGCGTGGACAGAACTCTTGCAGACGGGGAATTTGTAGCTTCAAGGGCTCTGGAACTCGGGATCAATGCCAATCACTATACAATTCTTATTGAAGACGCAATAAAGGAATCAAACTTTATCGTTGCCCCCGACGGAATTTCGGGCAACCTTATTTTCCGGACCGTCGCTTTCCTCGGAGGAGGTGACGGGCTCGGAGCTCCGGTATTAATGGATGATTATGTGTTTGTTGACACATCCAGGGTGGGTGGACATTTCACAAAAGCCATCATGCTTGCAAGTGCCCTCTCTTACCTTCACAAGGAAAGAAAAAAGGTGATTCGCTGA
- a CDS encoding tetrahydromethanopterin S-methyltransferase subunit A translates to MKTIAENWPPLRGDYVTGNPDSRIAVVTLASNLEALPDAAIWGSSKTENLGVEKIIVNVISNSNIRYVLVCGTESRGHLAGHSLLAIHANGIDEKGRIIGSQGAIPFIENISREAIERFQKQVTLLDRIGLNNSEEIRQIVEDYRDRGEVYPEETMVVCAPKKRKASFAVPASGDVIISGELVMDSRAGIICLAEKL, encoded by the coding sequence CTGAAGACCATTGCAGAGAACTGGCCCCCTTTAAGAGGGGACTATGTCACAGGAAACCCGGATTCCAGGATTGCGGTCGTAACCCTCGCAAGCAATCTTGAGGCCCTCCCCGATGCAGCTATCTGGGGGAGTTCGAAGACTGAAAACCTGGGTGTGGAAAAAATAATCGTGAACGTAATCTCAAACTCCAATATCCGGTATGTGCTCGTCTGCGGGACCGAGTCAAGGGGCCATCTGGCAGGCCATTCCCTGCTTGCAATCCATGCAAACGGGATTGATGAAAAAGGCAGGATTATAGGGTCGCAGGGAGCAATTCCCTTTATAGAAAATATCTCCAGAGAGGCAATCGAACGCTTCCAGAAGCAGGTTACACTCCTTGACAGAATAGGTTTGAACAACTCCGAAGAGATCCGGCAGATTGTTGAGGATTACAGGGATAGGGGCGAAGTATACCCTGAAGAAACAATGGTTGTCTGTGCTCCGAAAAAGAGGAAGGCTTCTTTTGCAGTTCCTGCTTCTGGAGATGTGATAATCTCTGGAGAACTTGTAATGGATTCAAGGGCAGGAATTATCTGTCTGGCAGAAAAACTCTGA
- the mtrH gene encoding tetrahydromethanopterin S-methyltransferase subunit H, whose protein sequence is MFKFQKEQEIANIAGVKVGGQPGELPTLLAGTIFYNKHEIVEDAAKGLFDRSAAEKLVNLQEAGSDMTGNPHMVHIFGTTPESITRYIDFIAEVSDSPFLIDSPEGAVRAHAARYVSEIGLADRTVYNSINMSITAFEIEALAQSDIDSSIILGFNAVDSSLQGRMELLETGAGLLEEGLLSIADRCGIVTKLIDPSITPMGNGAGIALRMTITAKAKWGHPTGSGIHNAPSAWNWLNRQKEKDPVLYKICDVGSTCLQQAAAGDFILYGPIEYARYVFPMAAMSDIMIAESVADLDIEPSSRHPINLLV, encoded by the coding sequence ATGTTTAAGTTCCAGAAAGAACAGGAAATTGCTAACATTGCAGGAGTAAAGGTAGGCGGACAGCCTGGAGAACTACCTACCTTACTTGCAGGCACTATTTTTTACAATAAACACGAAATCGTGGAAGATGCTGCAAAAGGGCTCTTTGACAGGTCAGCTGCCGAGAAGCTCGTAAACCTGCAGGAAGCGGGTTCGGATATGACCGGAAACCCCCATATGGTCCATATCTTTGGTACGACCCCGGAAAGCATCACTCGTTACATTGATTTTATCGCAGAGGTATCGGATTCTCCTTTTCTGATCGATTCTCCCGAAGGGGCGGTACGTGCACATGCAGCACGATATGTGAGTGAAATAGGGCTAGCAGACCGGACGGTTTACAACTCCATAAACATGAGCATAACTGCTTTCGAAATCGAGGCTCTTGCCCAATCCGATATTGACAGTTCTATTATTCTCGGTTTCAATGCCGTGGACTCCTCTCTCCAGGGCAGGATGGAACTGCTCGAAACAGGGGCAGGGCTGTTAGAAGAGGGTCTGCTCTCAATTGCAGACAGGTGCGGAATCGTAACCAAGCTTATAGACCCGAGCATCACTCCCATGGGAAACGGAGCAGGAATAGCCCTCAGGATGACAATTACCGCTAAAGCAAAATGGGGACATCCCACAGGCTCGGGAATTCACAATGCTCCTTCAGCCTGGAACTGGTTGAACAGGCAGAAGGAAAAAGACCCGGTCCTGTATAAGATCTGCGACGTAGGCTCTACCTGCCTCCAGCAGGCTGCTGCCGGGGATTTTATCCTCTACGGGCCGATAGAGTATGCCCGGTACGTTTTTCCGATGGCTGCGATGAGTGACATCATGATTGCCGAATCCGTGGCCGATCTGGATATAGAGCCCTCAAGCAGGCACCCGATTAACCTGCTGGTTTAA
- the ilvD gene encoding dihydroxy-acid dehydratase, translated as MRSTIIKEGPERAANRSLLKATGVTDSEMKKPFIAVVNSWNDIIPGHIHLDKLAEAVKAGIRNAGGVPFEFHTIGVCDGLAMGHEGMKYSLPSREVIEDTIELMVRAHQFDGIVLIPTCDKIVPGHLMAAGRLDIPAIVVTGGPMLPGYVDDKYTDLISVFEGVGAYSAGKISESELKRLENLSCAGAGSCAGMFTANTMACMTEALGLSLPGCATAHAVDAKKVRIAKESGERIVELVKENLTPRKIVTHKSFENAIMVDMAIGGSTNTTLHLPALAHEFGLELPLEAFDELSRKTPHLISLRPGGPNFMLHFDRAGGVEAVMQRLASKLHLDQLTVNGKTIGENLDELEIVNPKLNKDIIATLENPIHAEGGIAVLKGSLAPDGSVVKQAAVDPKMRVHTGPAKVYDCEEDAMKSILAGDVKPGDIVVIRYEGPKGGPGMREMLAATAAIGGMGLLESVALITDGRFSGGTRGPCIGHVSPEASEGGPIGLVKDGDLIEINIPERILDLKVSEEELKKRKAAFVPPRKEVTGYLSRYQRSVHSANTGGIVD; from the coding sequence GATAAGCTTGCTGAAGCGGTTAAAGCCGGGATAAGGAACGCCGGAGGGGTTCCTTTTGAGTTCCACACCATAGGGGTTTGCGATGGGCTTGCAATGGGGCATGAGGGTATGAAATATTCTCTTCCGAGTAGGGAAGTCATTGAAGATACGATCGAGCTGATGGTCAGAGCCCATCAGTTTGATGGGATAGTCCTTATCCCCACCTGTGATAAGATCGTGCCTGGACATCTCATGGCAGCAGGCAGGCTCGATATCCCTGCCATTGTTGTGACAGGCGGTCCAATGCTCCCCGGATACGTGGACGACAAATACACCGACCTTATTTCGGTCTTTGAGGGAGTCGGAGCCTACAGCGCAGGCAAAATTTCCGAATCAGAGCTTAAAAGGCTTGAAAACCTTTCCTGTGCAGGAGCAGGTTCCTGTGCCGGAATGTTTACAGCAAACACAATGGCCTGCATGACTGAAGCCCTCGGATTGAGTCTCCCGGGCTGTGCAACTGCCCATGCAGTGGACGCAAAAAAGGTTCGGATTGCAAAGGAATCCGGAGAGCGCATTGTTGAGCTTGTAAAAGAGAACCTCACCCCGAGGAAAATTGTTACTCACAAATCCTTTGAAAACGCCATAATGGTCGATATGGCAATCGGAGGAAGCACAAACACAACTTTGCACCTTCCTGCCCTTGCCCATGAATTCGGGCTTGAGCTGCCCCTTGAAGCCTTCGATGAACTGAGTAGAAAAACACCGCATCTTATCTCCCTAAGGCCCGGAGGCCCTAATTTCATGCTGCACTTTGATAGGGCAGGCGGAGTCGAGGCTGTCATGCAGAGGCTCGCTTCAAAACTCCACCTTGACCAGCTCACAGTCAACGGCAAAACTATCGGGGAAAACCTGGACGAGCTCGAAATAGTTAACCCGAAGCTGAATAAAGATATCATTGCGACCCTCGAAAACCCAATCCATGCCGAAGGAGGAATTGCAGTCCTCAAAGGCAGCCTTGCTCCAGATGGCTCGGTCGTTAAACAGGCTGCAGTTGACCCGAAAATGCGTGTCCATACGGGCCCTGCAAAAGTCTATGACTGTGAAGAAGATGCCATGAAGAGCATTCTCGCAGGAGATGTCAAGCCCGGAGATATTGTCGTTATCCGGTACGAAGGTCCCAAAGGCGGCCCAGGGATGCGTGAAATGCTTGCAGCCACCGCTGCAATCGGAGGAATGGGACTGCTCGAATCCGTGGCTCTGATAACTGACGGACGCTTCTCCGGCGGGACCCGCGGGCCCTGCATAGGGCACGTCTCGCCAGAAGCCAGCGAAGGAGGACCAATCGGGCTCGTAAAAGACGGGGATCTCATTGAAATTAACATTCCTGAACGGATCCTGGACCTGAAAGTTTCTGAAGAAGAGCTCAAAAAGCGTAAAGCTGCTTTTGTGCCTCCTAGAAAAGAGGTAACGGGTTACCTTTCCAGGTACCAGCGTTCCGTCCATTCCGCAAACACTGGCGGAATAGTTGACTGA